From Candidatus Methylomirabilota bacterium, the proteins below share one genomic window:
- a CDS encoding Nramp family divalent metal transporter codes for MRMPRGYKRRLLVFLTIMGPGIITASVNQDAGGIATYSLAGAHYGYSLLWVLFFTTISLAVVQEMGSRMAVVTGKGLGELIRERYGLRPAVLMLSILVLVNLANTVAEFAGVAAAFEIFGIPRFLSVPLIALFVSWLVVQGTYAIIERVFLIASALYLLYVISAFLAHPPWGEVLRQTIQPSFEMDRNSLIMLITLVGTTIAPWMLFYVQSSTVDKGIRWKDYKYARFDVIVGAVVATGVAYFIIVACGATLHAHGVRIETAADAARALEPFGGRYASLLFALGLLNASIFSAAVLPLSTAYVTCEALGWETGVDRRPKEAPGFFSIYLVMIGIGAGTILWPNVPLIPIMFFSQTLNGILLPLTLIIVLQLVNDREIMGEAVNSPLSNLIGWGTAFLMSALTLLLLITFIL; via the coding sequence ATGCGAATGCCGCGCGGGTACAAGCGGCGGCTCCTCGTCTTTTTGACGATCATGGGGCCTGGCATCATCACCGCCAGCGTCAACCAGGACGCCGGTGGGATCGCCACCTATTCCCTGGCGGGAGCCCACTACGGGTACAGCTTGCTCTGGGTCCTCTTTTTCACCACCATCAGCCTCGCCGTCGTGCAGGAGATGGGGAGCCGGATGGCGGTGGTCACCGGGAAGGGGCTGGGGGAGCTCATTCGGGAGCGCTACGGCCTTCGCCCGGCCGTTCTGATGCTTTCCATTCTTGTTCTTGTCAACCTCGCCAATACCGTCGCCGAATTCGCCGGGGTGGCCGCCGCCTTTGAAATCTTCGGCATCCCCCGGTTTCTCTCTGTCCCCCTGATTGCCCTCTTCGTCTCCTGGCTGGTCGTGCAAGGGACCTACGCCATTATCGAGCGGGTGTTCCTGATCGCGAGCGCCCTGTACCTCCTCTATGTGATCTCTGCCTTCCTTGCGCACCCCCCGTGGGGCGAGGTCCTGCGGCAGACGATTCAGCCTAGCTTTGAGATGGACCGCAACTCCCTCATCATGCTCATCACCCTAGTCGGGACGACCATCGCACCCTGGATGCTATTTTACGTGCAATCCTCCACCGTCGATAAGGGGATCCGGTGGAAAGACTACAAGTACGCTCGCTTCGATGTGATCGTGGGGGCGGTGGTGGCTACGGGCGTCGCCTACTTTATCATTGTGGCCTGTGGGGCCACCCTGCATGCGCACGGGGTCCGCATCGAGACCGCTGCGGATGCAGCCAGGGCTCTGGAGCCTTTTGGTGGGCGTTATGCGAGTCTCCTCTTTGCCCTGGGACTCCTCAATGCCTCGATCTTCTCGGCGGCCGTCCTCCCCCTCAGCACGGCTTATGTTACCTGCGAGGCGCTTGGCTGGGAGACCGGCGTGGACCGGCGGCCCAAAGAGGCACCCGGATTTTTCAGTATCTATCTGGTTATGATCGGCATCGGAGCCGGCACGATCCTCTGGCCCAATGTTCCCCTCATTCCAATCATGTTTTTCTCCCAGACCCTGAACGGCATTCTCCTTCCGCTGACCCTGATCATTGTGCTCCAACTCGTCAACGATCGCGAGATCATGGGGGAGGCGGTCAATTCCCCCCTCTCGAATTTGATCGGCTGGGGGACAGCCTTCCTGATGTCCGCGCTTACCCTCCTGCTCCTCATCACCTTTATCCTTTGA
- the radC gene encoding DNA repair protein RadC, with amino-acid sequence MRRKRYPRAISEWPEGERPRERLFKYGPRHLTTAELLGILCRTGVKGRSAVDLGRELLQSFGGLRELSAADPEDFRTIKGLGKAKIAQLQAAMELGRRALSEAKRITGKVESSQDIYDYMRPHMRDLKKEIFQVLLLNGHNELLETVTASEGSLSESPVYPRDIIQLANRHHAAALIFAHNHPSGNPTPSATDKAITEELVFAGKIMHVRVLDHVIVGDDGYFSFADAGLIQQYERAYTRRRP; translated from the coding sequence ATGCGTCGAAAGCGGTATCCCAGGGCGATCAGTGAATGGCCCGAAGGGGAGCGACCCCGGGAACGCCTCTTCAAGTATGGCCCGCGGCACCTGACCACTGCCGAACTCCTCGGCATCCTTTGCCGGACAGGGGTCAAGGGTCGAAGCGCCGTTGATCTGGGGCGGGAACTGCTGCAATCCTTTGGCGGGCTGCGGGAACTGAGCGCCGCTGATCCTGAAGATTTCAGGACCATCAAAGGCCTGGGCAAGGCCAAGATCGCCCAACTCCAGGCCGCCATGGAATTGGGGCGACGGGCCCTGAGCGAGGCCAAGCGGATCACGGGAAAAGTGGAGTCCTCCCAAGATATCTATGACTACATGCGGCCGCACATGCGGGATCTGAAAAAGGAGATCTTCCAGGTCCTGCTCCTCAACGGCCACAACGAGCTCCTCGAAACAGTCACGGCAAGCGAAGGGTCCCTCTCCGAAAGCCCGGTCTACCCCCGCGATATTATCCAGCTGGCCAACCGTCACCACGCTGCGGCCCTCATCTTTGCCCACAACCACCCGTCGGGCAATCCCACGCCGAGTGCCACCGATAAGGCAATAACCGAAGAGCTGGTCTTCGCTGGCAAGATTATGCATGTGAGAGTCCTGGACCACGTCATCGTCGGAGACGATGGCTACTTCAGCTTTGCGGACGCGGGGCTGATCCAGCAGTACGAACGGGCTTACACCCGCCGACGCCCCTGA
- a CDS encoding DUF2914 domain-containing protein, producing MKSVCGMAAYLAIMGMLATGAAGAPLTNPKTQPERPRHEGPVGDEPVTATPRVVRDVLATTVADREPVQVPSPVPAEVVEAGRPTTVLHLWYWRNRNVSVVLLKVNGPRFRTWSYKTIPPAWTGEWRVEARTPDGTILSSKAFLVEPAGGTDDEGTDQGR from the coding sequence ATGAAGTCCGTTTGCGGTATGGCTGCCTACCTCGCCATCATGGGTATGCTGGCCACCGGCGCGGCCGGGGCTCCCTTGACGAATCCAAAGACACAACCCGAACGGCCGAGGCACGAGGGACCGGTAGGCGACGAACCGGTCACGGCAACCCCCCGGGTGGTCCGGGATGTCCTTGCCACCACCGTGGCCGACCGGGAACCCGTACAGGTGCCCTCCCCTGTTCCCGCCGAGGTTGTCGAGGCGGGCCGGCCGACGACCGTCCTCCATCTTTGGTACTGGCGAAATCGCAATGTCAGTGTGGTCCTCCTCAAGGTCAACGGGCCGCGCTTCCGGACCTGGAGCTATAAGACCATTCCCCCAGCCTGGACCGGCGAGTGGCGGGTGGAGGCCCGCACGCCCGACGGCACGATCCTCTCCTCGAAAGCCTTCCTGGTCGAGCCTGCCGGGGGAACGGACGATGAAGGAACCGACCAAGGGCGCTGA
- the fmt gene encoding methionyl-tRNA formyltransferase, with protein MRLIFLGTPAFAVPSLRRLVEVGHEVAGVVTQPDRPAGRGKRLRKSAAKQVAEEACIPVIQPVKIQEPGVVGHLRKLKPEVLVVVAFGQILPRSILEIPPKGSINLHASLLPKYRGPAPIPWALIQGETVTGVTIMEVVEAVDAGPILLQRMTPIAVEDDAGTLHDRLAALGAEALVEALGALGRGDMTKTPQNEAEATYAPKLPADQGCLEWSRGGRDLWNLVRGLAPQPGTYTFFRGLLIRVLAARPLPGHPGQVPGTIVGFRKGAGVQVATGDGILLLTTLQPEAKRVMTAEEFARGYRAEVGSAFASTREQSTKSRPGDSRPGRAG; from the coding sequence ATGCGGTTGATCTTCCTGGGGACGCCAGCATTCGCCGTTCCGTCGCTGCGCCGCCTCGTGGAAGTGGGACATGAGGTAGCTGGGGTCGTGACCCAGCCGGATCGCCCGGCGGGCCGAGGTAAGCGACTCCGCAAGTCCGCCGCAAAGCAGGTGGCCGAGGAAGCATGCATTCCGGTTATCCAGCCCGTGAAGATCCAGGAACCGGGGGTGGTGGGCCACCTTCGCAAATTGAAGCCTGAAGTGCTAGTGGTAGTCGCCTTCGGCCAGATCTTGCCCCGATCGATCCTCGAGATCCCACCAAAAGGGTCTATCAACCTACACGCCTCCCTCCTGCCCAAATACCGGGGGCCAGCCCCTATTCCGTGGGCCCTGATTCAGGGTGAGACGGTGACGGGCGTCACGATTATGGAGGTGGTTGAGGCGGTGGACGCGGGGCCCATTCTGTTGCAACGAATGACCCCGATCGCGGTGGAGGACGATGCCGGAACCCTCCATGATCGCCTGGCGGCTCTCGGCGCAGAGGCGCTCGTGGAGGCGTTGGGTGCCTTGGGGCGCGGGGACATGACAAAGACTCCCCAGAATGAGGCCGAGGCCACCTATGCTCCAAAGCTACCCGCGGACCAGGGATGTCTCGAGTGGTCGCGGGGTGGAAGGGATCTGTGGAACCTGGTGCGGGGGCTGGCCCCGCAGCCTGGGACCTATACGTTCTTCCGGGGCCTTCTGATCAGGGTTCTCGCGGCCCGGCCGCTGCCAGGGCACCCTGGGCAAGTGCCGGGGACCATTGTGGGCTTCCGGAAGGGAGCGGGGGTGCAGGTGGCGACAGGGGACGGGATTCTCCTGCTCACCACGCTGCAGCCCGAAGCGAAGCGGGTGATGACGGCCGAGGAATTTGCCCGCGGCTATCGTGCTGAGGTAGGAAGTGCCTTCGCGTCCACGCGGGAGCAATCCACGAAGTCTCGCCCTGGAGATTCTCGTCCGGGTCGAGCGGGATAG
- a CDS encoding CBS domain-containing protein has protein sequence MLKEPPQRITSLTRWLSRPVVDSRGSEVGTLKDLVVLLWGLHPRVSKLCIARRGEEDLYLAWEAVAEIAETPTGPTVILDRPREELTPGDLRGDEMALRRNILDKKVMDTHGRRVVRVNDVQLEWRDEGYDMVALLAGMHSLLGRLVPERPLQWIASRFGIEIPREVVPWEHVEPIETELTKARKRAVYTKLAQLHPADIADIMEELNPSERAAILNGLEAETAVEALTETEPEVQAGVIQMLEPEKASDMLEMMEPDEAADILGDLPHAKAQELLEEMDPAEAEDVAELLEHEEDTAGGLMTTMYVAFHPETRVSEALEKLRALADEVETIYYLYVTDSSDRLAGVLSLRELMLARSEEQLHEIMIMQVITVGPKAPIRKVAETLSKYNLVALPVVDEDRRLEGIVTVDDVLDDLIPMIWKRRAAKKYI, from the coding sequence ATGCTTAAAGAACCTCCACAACGGATCACCTCTCTGACGCGCTGGCTATCACGGCCGGTTGTGGATAGCCGCGGCAGTGAGGTGGGGACACTCAAGGACCTGGTGGTGTTGCTCTGGGGACTCCATCCCCGGGTAAGCAAGCTGTGCATTGCGCGGCGCGGCGAGGAGGACCTTTACCTCGCCTGGGAAGCGGTTGCAGAAATCGCCGAGACACCCACGGGGCCTACCGTCATCCTGGATCGCCCAAGGGAGGAACTCACCCCTGGTGATCTCAGAGGCGACGAGATGGCGTTACGCCGCAATATCCTGGACAAGAAGGTGATGGATACCCACGGGCGGCGGGTGGTCCGGGTGAACGACGTGCAGTTAGAGTGGCGAGACGAGGGTTACGACATGGTAGCCCTCCTGGCGGGAATGCACAGCTTGCTTGGCCGACTCGTCCCCGAAAGGCCTCTCCAGTGGATCGCCTCGCGCTTTGGCATCGAGATTCCTCGGGAAGTGGTCCCCTGGGAGCATGTGGAGCCGATCGAAACCGAACTGACCAAGGCTCGAAAGCGGGCCGTCTACACGAAACTGGCTCAGCTGCACCCGGCAGACATCGCCGACATTATGGAGGAACTCAACCCCAGCGAGCGGGCCGCGATCCTCAACGGTTTGGAGGCCGAGACTGCGGTCGAGGCCCTGACCGAGACCGAGCCCGAGGTCCAGGCCGGAGTCATCCAGATGCTCGAGCCGGAAAAAGCCTCAGATATGCTTGAGATGATGGAACCGGACGAAGCCGCAGATATCCTGGGAGACCTGCCGCACGCCAAGGCCCAAGAGCTTCTGGAAGAGATGGACCCTGCCGAGGCGGAGGATGTGGCAGAACTCCTCGAGCATGAGGAGGACACTGCGGGCGGGCTTATGACCACCATGTATGTCGCATTTCACCCCGAGACCAGGGTGAGCGAGGCCTTGGAGAAGCTCCGTGCTCTGGCGGACGAAGTGGAAACCATTTATTATCTGTACGTGACTGATTCCTCGGACCGGCTCGCAGGAGTGCTCAGCTTGCGAGAGCTCATGCTAGCCCGGTCCGAGGAACAGCTGCACGAAATCATGATTATGCAGGTCATCACCGTCGGACCGAAGGCTCCGATCCGAAAAGTGGCGGAGACCTTGTCGAAATACAATCTCGTGGCCCTGCCGGTGGTGGATGAGGACAGGAGACTCGAGGGGATCGTGACCGTTGATGACGTTCTCGACGATCTGATCCCGATGATATGGAAGCGGCGGGCGGCAAAAAAGTACATTTAG
- a CDS encoding Mut7-C RNAse domain-containing protein, translating to MSEEELRFVADSMLGRLAKWLRIVGYDTLYFRDAPDGRLVALARREGRILLTRDTRLLLRRRLCQILFIHHDQVWDQLKQVARELGLTMGERLGSRCLRCNLSLEPLAKERAAGRVPEYVFRHHDLFFHCGECGRIFWDGTHLHHMEETVRALCG from the coding sequence ATGAGCGAGGAGGAATTGCGCTTCGTCGCGGATAGCATGCTGGGCAGGCTGGCCAAATGGCTCCGGATCGTGGGGTACGACACTCTCTATTTCCGGGATGCACCGGATGGTCGCCTCGTAGCGCTCGCGCGGCGCGAGGGACGGATCCTCCTCACCCGGGATACGCGACTCTTGCTGCGGCGTCGGCTCTGTCAGATCCTCTTCATCCACCACGATCAGGTGTGGGATCAACTGAAACAAGTCGCCCGTGAGCTCGGGCTCACCATGGGTGAGCGGCTCGGGAGCCGCTGTCTTCGATGCAATCTGTCCCTCGAGCCCCTCGCGAAGGAGCGAGCGGCAGGACGTGTCCCAGAGTATGTTTTCCGTCACCATGATCTTTTCTTTCATTGTGGGGAATGCGGACGGATCTTTTGGGATGGGACACACCTGCACCACATGGAAGAGACCGTGCGGGCGTTATGCGGTTGA